The sequence AAATGTTATATATTTCATCCTCTCTATTCCCTGAAAAAACCATTGAGGAAACATTACTTGACCTATTACCATACCAAATGTAAGTAAAAATACTACATAATGAACTTTAAATTTATTAAAACTAAAAACTAAAATTAATAATAATAAAAAAGAAACAATCATTAAAATAAATTTGATTATCATAACACTGCTAAATATTTCATTAAGTTTTTCTTTATTGTCTCTATAAATAGAAACTTCTCTTGTGGCTGTAAGATTAAATCCATAATCAGTTAATATATTAAAATAAGCAATTGTTGCCCCAGCAAATGCTAAAAGCCCGAATTTTTCCACTCCTAAAACTCTAACTAAATATGGAAATGTAATAAGAGGCAAAATATAATTTGCCCCTTGTAAAATAGCTAATGATATAAAATTTGATAATAATCTTTTGTGTTCTTCTTTTTGAAATTTTTGTTTTATTTTTTTTATCATCGCTTAAATATTTCTCCTAATACCACAAATTCAATTTTAAATATTAAATTATTATTCATTATACTTTTCTAAATACCACTTTATAGTTTTAACAATACCACTTTCAAAATTCTCATCCGCTCTCCATCCAAGCTCATTTTCTATTTTACTTGCATCAATTGCATATCTTCTATCGTGTCCTGGACGATCAGATACAAAAGTTATTAAATCTTTATATGAAGTTAATTGGTTATTTGTTATTTGTGTATTAGTACTTATCGGATATAGTTCATCTAAAATTTCACATATTTTATTTGCTATATATATATTTGTTCTCTCATTTCTTCCACCAATATTATATGTCTCTCCCGCTTTTCCTTTGTGATATGCTAAATCTATTCCTTTACAATGATCTAAAACATAAAGCCAATCTCTGATATTTTTACCATCTCCATATATTGGAATTGGATTTCCAGCAAGTGCATTTCTAATAATTGTAGGAATTAACTTTTCATCATGCTGTTTTGGTCCATAGTTATTTGAACAGTTTGTAATAACAGTATTCATCCCATATGTGTGATGATAGCTTCTTACTATCATATCTGAGCTTGCTTTACTTGCTGAGTATGGTGAATTTGGTGCATAAGGTGTCTCTTCTGTAAATAAGATATTAGAATCATCCGGCAATGTCCCATATACTTCATCAGTTGATATATGATGAAATCGTGAGTCTTTATATTCATCTTTATATTTAAAAGGAGCTTCCATCCAATAATTTTTTGCTACATCTATAAGAGTATATGTTCCATTTACATTTGTTTCTACAAATACTCCTGGATTTTTTATTGAATTATCTACATG comes from Hippea maritima DSM 10411 and encodes:
- the rfbB gene encoding dTDP-glucose 4,6-dehydratase; its protein translation is MSNKFKTQNSKLKTILITGGAGFIGSNFIPYFLEKYQEYNIINLDVLTYAGDLENLQEVENHPRYKFIKGNICNKELVEYIFKEYDIRGVIHFAAESHVDNSIKNPGVFVETNVNGTYTLIDVAKNYWMEAPFKYKDEYKDSRFHHISTDEVYGTLPDDSNILFTEETPYAPNSPYSASKASSDMIVRSYHHTYGMNTVITNCSNNYGPKQHDEKLIPTIIRNALAGNPIPIYGDGKNIRDWLYVLDHCKGIDLAYHKGKAGETYNIGGRNERTNIYIANKICEILDELYPISTNTQITNNQLTSYKDLITFVSDRPGHDRRYAIDASKIENELGWRADENFESGIVKTIKWYLEKYNE